ATGGATAAGGGTATGCCTGAAGCTAAACTATGATACTTTAATAGAAACCCCAGCCGGAAAAGCCCTAAGAAAAGAACCCCTGAGAAGAAAAGCAAAGCGAAGAAAAGGAAGGAATTCGGCGGGGCAATTGAATTTATTAGTGTTTCAGTTTTTTTCTGCATAAGATAAAATTTTATAGAACTCTCTAATTCTGAAAGACCAATTATAAAAAAATAACTAATAAAGTCAAGTTTGAAATGAGATCGCTAGAAAACTTCATGCTCATGAAAGATCGCCACCTTGAGGGCAAGGTGGGGCTATGGTTCTTGTGGGTCCTTCGACCTACAGTCAGGTGAAAACACCTGACTGCACCTCAGGGGGAGAGATAGAGAGACGCATGCCATGCGTCTCTACGTTTCTTTTTTTTAGGGACGATCCGCCAAAAGGCGGACTCGCTCTTTTCTCTTACTAAATGAGGGCAGGGGAACCCTCCCCCTACAGACTCTATTCGACAGCAGATTTTTTTCCTTTTTTCTTTTATCCGTCATTCGTCATCCGATATTCGCCATTTGTTATAGATTTTATCCTTGACTTAGATTGTTCCTTGCGGTTATTTTAAAATAGGAGCAAATCATAATCTACTTAAGATATTAAGGAGGAGTTATGTCCAGGAAATCGAAATACGAAGAGCTTACAGCAAAACAACTCAGATGGAAATGCGACCCAGAGAGTCTGAAACTGGATTCCACGGATGATGTGGAGGCTTGTGAAGGGATTATCGGGCAGGATAGAGCTATCCGGGCGTTGAGATTGGGTCTGGATATTAAGAGTATGGGATATAATATCTTCGTCACGGGATTGGTGGGAACCGGGAGAACCACAACCATCAAACACCTTCTGGAAAAGCTGGAGAAAGGGGAGAAGACCCCGGATGATAAGTGTTATGTTAATAATTTCAAGAATTCTGACCTGCCCAAGGTGATAAGCCTCCCGGCTGGCAAAGGGGTGGTTTTCAAAAAAGATATGGACGATCTGGTCTCTATCCTAGCCAGGGATATTACCGGGATCTTTGAAAGCGAGGTTTATCAGCGTCGCAAAAAAGAGGTGATTAGCTCATATCAGGAAAGGCAGAAAAAACTGGTCAGCGAGTTTGAAAAAAAAGTTGCCAAGGAGGGGTTTGCACTTGTTCAGGTGCAATTGGGACCGTTTGTCAAGCCGGACTTAGAGCCGCTGATTGAGAACAAACCCGTCGCGATTGGTAAATTAGAAAGGCTGGTGGAAGAGGGTAAATTCTCCCAGGAGAGCCTGAATTCCATCAATGAGAAGTATGCTGAATTAGGCGAGGAAATGGAAAAGGTATTCAGGGAAACCAGGGCCGTGTCCAAGGAATTAGAACAGGCTTTATACAATTTAGACAAAGAAATAATCTCTCCTTTGGTAAAGGAGCACATTCAGGAGATCAGAACCAAGTATGAGGGTAATAAGAAGATCGAGGAATATTTAAATGAGGTTCAGGATGATATCTTATCTGAGTATGAAAAATTTAGAGAAAAAAAAGAAGAACAACCAGAGGGTTCTCTGCCCGGGCTTCCTTTTCTTGCTTCAGAGGAGCCTTTCAGGGAGTATGAGGTAAATGTAATAGTCGATAACAGCGAGACCAAAGGAATACCGATAATAATAGAAACCAGCCCATCTTACCACAACCTTTTCGGCACGATAGAAAGAAGTGTTGACCGCCTGGGTGCGGGCAGAGCCGATTTCACCAAGATCAGGGCAGGCTCTTTTTTGAAAGCCAACGGCGGTTATCTGGTTTTAAATGCCCTGGATGCTGTGGTCGAACCAGGCGTGTGGCAAGCTCTTAAAAGGACTTTACGCAACGGGATAGTCGAGATACAGACCTATGACCCGTTCTATTTCTTTTCTGCCTCAGCTTTAAAACCCGAATCGATCAAATCCGAGGTAAAAGTGGTCATGATCGGAGATCCGTACATTTACCAGACCCTTTATAGCCTGGATGATGACTTCAGGAAAGTCTTCAAGGTTAAAGCTGACTTCGATCTGGTGATGCCCAAAAGAGATGACACTATCTGGGAATATGCGACGTTTATCCGCAAGGTCTGCCGGGATGAGAAGCTCAACCCGTTTGATAAGAGCGCCATCGCTGCAGTTATTGAATACGGGGTGAGATTAGCCGGTAGACAGAATAAGCTTTCCACCAGATTCAACGTGGTCGCAGACTTAATCCGGGAAGCTAATTATTGGGCTGGAACCTTAAATGCAAAAATGGTCTCAAGCCAGCACGTGGAGAAAGCTATTGAAGAATGGAAAAGAAGGGTCAACTTGCCAGAGGATAAAATCCAGGAGATGATCAATGAAGGGACCATTATGGTGGATACTGAAGGGAAAGTGGTTGGTCAGGTAAATGGCCTGTCCATCTATGATTTAGGAGAGTATATGTTTGGCAAGCCGACCCGGATTACAGCCAGAACCTCGGTTGGTAGAAGCGGGGTAATAAACATAGAAAGGGAGGCAGAGCTTTCAGGTCGCACTCATAACAAAGGGGTTCTAATTTTATCCGGATTTTTACAGGGGAGATATGCTCAGGATAAACCGCTGGTGATGAACGCCAGCATCTGTTTTGAACAGTCTTATTCCGGTGTGGATGGTGATTCAGCCTCCTCCACTGAGGTCTATGGCATCCTTTCCAGTCTGTCAGAGCTTCCTATTAGGCAGGATGTGGCAGTTACCGGCTCGGTCAATCAGAAAGGGGAGATTCAGCCGATCGGAGGGGTAAACCAGAAGATCGAGGGATTTTATGACGTTTGTAAAGCCAAAGGCTTGACTGGAACCCAGGGGGTTATGATTCCTCATCAGAATGTAGACGATCTGATGCTGCGACCGGAGGTGGTCAATGCGGTAAAGGAGGGGAATTTCCACATCTATCCAATAAAAACCATCGATGAAGGGATCGAGATTTTAACAGAGGTTAAAGCTGGTACAAGAAAAGAAGATGGAAATTTTGAAGAGGAGACGGTAAATTACTTAGTGGACAAAAAGCTTAGGGAATTTGCTGAAAAATGGAGAGGATTTTCCGCAGGGTTTGAAAAGTAGGTAGTAGACATTATACAGCAGACAGGGTAGGGGCGAGGTTACCTCCCCCTTTTTTCTCACTTTCTTCGTTGACAATCAGAGAGCTTCTCGATTTATTAAAGACAAAGTCTAGACGTTATCCGTCAAAAAAAGTATGCTGGGCAAAACAATTTCTCATTTCGAACTCACCCTGAATCTCCCGCCGTTGGCGGGACAAGCCTCTCTTGCAAAGAGAGGGACTTGTATTCCCCTTCTCTTTGTAAGTCGAAGATCCCGCCAAAGGTGGG
This is a stretch of genomic DNA from Candidatus Zixiibacteriota bacterium. It encodes these proteins:
- a CDS encoding AAA family ATPase; the encoded protein is MSRKSKYEELTAKQLRWKCDPESLKLDSTDDVEACEGIIGQDRAIRALRLGLDIKSMGYNIFVTGLVGTGRTTTIKHLLEKLEKGEKTPDDKCYVNNFKNSDLPKVISLPAGKGVVFKKDMDDLVSILARDITGIFESEVYQRRKKEVISSYQERQKKLVSEFEKKVAKEGFALVQVQLGPFVKPDLEPLIENKPVAIGKLERLVEEGKFSQESLNSINEKYAELGEEMEKVFRETRAVSKELEQALYNLDKEIISPLVKEHIQEIRTKYEGNKKIEEYLNEVQDDILSEYEKFREKKEEQPEGSLPGLPFLASEEPFREYEVNVIVDNSETKGIPIIIETSPSYHNLFGTIERSVDRLGAGRADFTKIRAGSFLKANGGYLVLNALDAVVEPGVWQALKRTLRNGIVEIQTYDPFYFFSASALKPESIKSEVKVVMIGDPYIYQTLYSLDDDFRKVFKVKADFDLVMPKRDDTIWEYATFIRKVCRDEKLNPFDKSAIAAVIEYGVRLAGRQNKLSTRFNVVADLIREANYWAGTLNAKMVSSQHVEKAIEEWKRRVNLPEDKIQEMINEGTIMVDTEGKVVGQVNGLSIYDLGEYMFGKPTRITARTSVGRSGVINIEREAELSGRTHNKGVLILSGFLQGRYAQDKPLVMNASICFEQSYSGVDGDSASSTEVYGILSSLSELPIRQDVAVTGSVNQKGEIQPIGGVNQKIEGFYDVCKAKGLTGTQGVMIPHQNVDDLMLRPEVVNAVKEGNFHIYPIKTIDEGIEILTEVKAGTRKEDGNFEEETVNYLVDKKLREFAEKWRGFSAGFEK